A window of Glycine soja cultivar W05 chromosome 13, ASM419377v2, whole genome shotgun sequence genomic DNA:
GcaataacaaaaatgaaagattgttgaatttttttaaataaataatatgattacaaattattacatagtataaatttattgatttttaaaataatttttataaaatttatattaaatttttataaattattgacagtataatttttttatacttacatGGTAAATATACTAAactcaaatattaaatattttacaataaatactttttattttatattttactaacCTCCCCTCTAGAAAGTCACCCACCATATATCTCTGTTaacaatgtattttttaaaattatgacctCCATCCGTGTCTTATACTTTTTTTGTgtcaatatattatttgttcaaaatattattaattttattaataactaatctttattaaaaattttgattaatattttcataaaacttCTTAGATATATcacattatttctttttaaaaaaactcaaaatggagACTTTATTTTAGGAATCCTTAGAACCAAGTATTcttcttaaatttattaatacatGATATTATCCTCCAGACCTAATTATTTCTTGTTGAAATTATTTGTCTCCATTTCTTATTTCTCCAGACCTAATTTAACatgatattatttcatttttcttatacatgaatatttcaatacaaaaaaactaaaatttgattaattattactGAAGAAACCATGATTAAATTAAGTTAACAATGCttgaatatatatatgatagtataaaaattgcaaattaaattttatttgtagcAGTTaagttgaataataataataataataaaaataaagttgagTTGGTGCCGCGTGGCATATGGAGAACCACGAAAAAGGATGAGCGTTGATATATATTGGTACAAACCAAACAGACAGAAACTAAAATATCCTCAGAAGAAGGTTTGTTTGGTTTAGAGAGAAGAAAACGTTGGTCGGAGAACATTACCGGAAAGAGAATCTTTGTTGATTCCAGAAATGTCTAGCATCGCTTCCTCACACCAAAGCTTCCTCACCAACGCCCTTATTCCACTAACGCACAACCCAAAGTTCAGGACCACTGTTACTTTCCCTTCTTCACTCAAAACTGTCTCTTGCAGTTCCCCACAACATGAACAGCAACAATCTCCAAGGTATCAATACAGTTAATACTTCATCTGCTCTCTATTACTATTTCATGTTTGAATTTGACGGAATTCATAACTTGTGCTGATGAGCTTTTACTTTTAGCATGACTACGTACCAATGATTAGTTCTTATGGGAGAGCCAAAAGCCTTAATTAGGGTACttaaagagaaaaggaattTCATGAATTTTGCTGATGTGTCTCATTAATTTATAGGAAGAAGAATGAGAACAAGTTAGCAAAGTTGGCAATAGTTGCACTTGCTGCTGGTGTGTTAACACTTGGGTCAGTTCATGATGCATCAGCCGCCAAGACTGGTGGTAGAATCGGGGGCCAGGCCTTCAAGTCAGCAGCTCCGCGCTCCTCACCAAGAATCAACAATTCCAGGTAATGATCAATTAATAAATGCTGATTTTCATTGGCTTCACTTGTGCTTCATCTTTGCACCTTGTGTTTTTGGTTTATCACCTTCCTAATCCCATAATTAAGGCTGAATTTGTTAATCATCATTCTAGCTCACACATGGTTTTGCTTTGCTTGATTCATTAGTCATGCCTGGAATCTGTTGCCTtctgaaaattatatattatccaCACAAAGGTGTTAAGATTACATATTGGGTTGGAAATTAAAACGTTTTCTGTGAACAACAGAATGGGACAACTTTTTTGTTGTCCCCTTTGATTATTTTGGGGGTGTATTTTTAAGATTTGTGTATacacagaaaataaaaagtacgTGAGATAGATGAGATTATACATAATGTCTCATGCACTGTTAATTCTTTGATGTTTAAATTATGGAACTGTACTGGGTTCCCCCTCCTTTTTGCTTTGCATAGTATGTATGTACAAATAGTAAAGTAGTAGACTAAGGTCTTGTTTAGATAAATTTCTCCATAAACATTTATAagtgaagaaattaagaaagtaaaatgaattgaacctcttgtaagttaaaattaattcaagcattttacttttataaaagttCTTCCATTTAACTTCTTCACAAGTTAAggttaagttgattttaacttgtaaGAGAAACccaattcattttatcttttctttttcttacaaGTGTATACGGAGAAAAGTTGATCTGGTAATGCCTATGTCTTGATTGGACAGCATTCCTATAGTAAGTTGTGTTTTCTCTTTGCATATAATGTGTTTTGCCCCGGAAACTTTAGCAGAATATCATTTGAAGGCTTCcacataaaaatacaaaaatgtttAGTATTCTGCTGAAAGTAGATAGAATCTATTCTATTTAACTAGGGTTGATATATGATATTCATACCCTGGAGTATCATCAGGGATCatattgaaagaaatgaaatgtCTTTTATAATTGGATGGATCATACAAACATGTAACATATCACCTGATGACTTAACTTGGGAATCTTGTTTCTGAAATTTATGACAATTGACAGAACCAATATCTATATTAATCCTCGAGTGGCACCTCCGCTAGTTGGTGGCTATGGCTATGGTTATGGTGTGCCATTTTACGGTGGCTGGGGATGGTCTCCATTTTCATTCTTTGCACCAGGTCCCAGTGTAGCTGTAGGCGTTGGAGGTGGATTTGACACTATTCTTCTGTTTATGTTTCTTGGTGCTGCCGCTGCAGTTGTGAGGAGATTCTTTGGGTCAAGAAATGAAGATGATGACTACTAGCGGTATAAAAAAGAGTGCCAAGTCGATGTATAGAAGAATGGAAGGGTGACCATTGTGACCAATTTATTAGTTTGATGTATTTTGAGATATTATACTTGAAAACCAAGCAATCTTGTGCTTTCTAATGCACTGGTTTACATGCTTGTTACACAGGATGTAATGAAGCAATGGAGATACATTATACTCGTTCAGGGAAGTTTCCATTtgcactaatttaaaaataatcaagaaaacatatgtttttaaaaattcaaattcacagcATTTTAAGATCGGGACattagaaaaaatttaaatactctTCATTAAATAGTTTAGTTATTTATTGATTAGCAACaactacaacaattaaatataaatataaaatgttaaaaattgttATCACAAGTGGTTCACTACTTGAATTCTTTTAATTAAGATAAGAGGTTTGATCGTTGGCTTGAAATTATAACTAGAGGTATCACTTTATCCTAAAATAAATTGACCTAATAAGAGAGAATTAGTTGGATATCGAATAagaaattacatatatatttcattaaataaaaaaatataaatataaaatgttctAGTCTTTTTGTTACAATCTTTTGTTTAGGTACAAATGCTCTAATCTCTTGTGCATTGTTACCTATTCTTAGTCATATTTCCAATTACTATCAGCTATGGGTTGCAGCATAACATGCATATGACTTGTAAATAAGTTTTGAATgtttaaacattttgaaaaggccACGCCTATTATGCTACCTATTATAATTTGTACGCATAAAGGTGGTTGTAACTAAACTATTTCATAAATAACcagttaaaaacaaaaaggcCTAAGAAATTATAGAAGCAAAATTACCAAACACATGGATCAATAACATTAGGTTATTTCAGTTTAATTAGTAATTTTGAGTTTTTACTctaaatatgtatattaaacACTCAGGAATTTTACTTCCCATAATTATTTATCTGATTATATTTCTGGTTGAAAATTCATTATAGACACAAACGAGGGCTTTCTGAATTGCTGAGAGTTTGGGCTTTGATGGTACTAGGCCATGACAACTTCTTTGGGCCATTTCCCTGGACTTATTTTGCTCTTGATTTTATGTTGCTATACAAACCATGTCGGCCATTATGAACTTATGATGAAATATAACAATATACTATAAATCTATAATACATGAATAATGAAACGGAAACTCTGTGAGGACAGTGCActctaataaaaacaaaaacaaagatttttTGGTAAGAAAGATAGTAAATTAGTAATTGCGCATGAAGTAATTAAAGTCCAATAGTTAAAATGGCAGTTGAAGTGATAAACATTGTATAAATATTTGCAACAACTTATAAAATGATAAGTTGTATTCgtcttattaaaaataagttttccacgatactaatttataaaaaaatagcttaACTCTatgcatatattattaaaatttaataatataaacgtaaaattcaaattattattcaatacaCTCTTAATAATACTCTCATCCTCCCAAAATATCTTATGTTTAAGGTATTTTTGCATAAATCAATAAAGTaagtattctaaaaaaattaatatttattaaggaataattttactaaaatatagttgttatttttcttaatttcaataaatatattattaagtttTTCAAGACAATATTACTTATTACAAGATAAAGTTGAAATAGATGTTTGAATgtctgattaaaaaattaaaacataaatcaatttgaaatgtttttcaAAGAATTAAATGAGATGAAGAGAGTTTACAAATAAGAGTTGAGGGTGGCGTGAATGTGGAGCACTCAGCCATTGAACACTCTTCATTCCCTCACGCGGCTTTTTTACCAATTGGGgacaaaaaaattcataattttacatttggaaatatatttaaaaaaattactcaaaatgGGATAAGTCGTAACAGTTGTTACGACTTTTAAAGTCAGAAATCGTAACACCTGTTAcgactttttaatttattttttttaagtgaagtCGTAACAATATTTATAACTTCAAtgtaaacataattttttttatgactttaaatttgtacttaaaaaaaaagtcgtattttattttacgactttaaagtcgcaaaatgtatttttaaaaaaaatttgaggtTTATGGCTTCAAAGTCGTaacctcttttattttttttttttagaaagctGTTTTACTATTTGCAGtctctttttaatttgttaacatttttttttgtaaatctgttttttttttaaatttaatacgatttaattttttaaaaatagaaaatttaaaaaatattacttagttattattaatttatggtttagtattttacaatattaatgtttagttattaataatttttcggTTTagatagataaattattatacatgttaaactaattttgttaaattattattttgtgttttagaatattaatgtttagttattattaatttacggtttagttatataaatatattttttaaaaaaatttatttaaaaaaataaaatcgttaacattattaaattaaaaaaacaaatttatgaaaaaaagaagattaaCAAAGTAAAAATAGACTGCAAATAGTAAAATAgcgtttttattttaaaaaagggaGGTTACAACTTTGAAGTTGTATACCtcagcttttttttaaaatgcagttttacgactttaaagtttttattttctttaaagtacgtcgaaaaaaaattatatttaaattgaaattgtaaatatttttacgacttcaactaaaaaattaaaaagtcgtAACATTTGTTACGACTTCTGACTTTAGAAGTCATAACAATTGTTACGACTTAACtcattttggataattttttgaaatataccccaaatacaaaattgtaaatttttttaccccCAATTGGTAAAAAAGCCCCCTCACGCACTGGGGTTTGCCACAACAACTAACCAACCAACCAAGTGAGtgatttacatcaaaatcaaatagTAGTAGTGCATTTCCTCTGAAGCACAATTACGGACCTACCCTCCACTCTTATTCTACTTTCTCACTTCTCTATCACATTTCCAATTAGGGACTGCTTCACGCTATCtttgtaaaagaaataataGTATTCTTAACTAAGATATGTTTTGAAAAGGTTAAAATAATTAGAtaagattttgaaagaaaaagtaaaacactgtatcataaaatatattttttgaaaattttatcgaAATGTGTACACTTGTGCACTGGATAATCTAACGGAAGAAGACTTTTAACAGATATATTTTAGACCGAGGAAAAACAATCCTGTCCTATACCAAAAGAAAatcttttccccctttttgACTTTATTTTCATGGTCGTTCCTTTTGATATTTAAATATCCatttcatgttttat
This region includes:
- the LOC114382591 gene encoding uncharacterized protein LOC114382591, with the translated sequence MSSIASSHQSFLTNALIPLTHNPKFRTTVTFPSSLKTVSCSSPQHEQQQSPRKKNENKLAKLAIVALAAGVLTLGSVHDASAAKTGGRIGGQAFKSAAPRSSPRINNSRTNIYINPRVAPPLVGGYGYGYGVPFYGGWGWSPFSFFAPGPSVAVGVGGGFDTILLFMFLGAAAAVVRRFFGSRNEDDDY